From the genome of Synchiropus splendidus isolate RoL2022-P1 chromosome 17, RoL_Sspl_1.0, whole genome shotgun sequence, one region includes:
- the bsx gene encoding brain-specific homeobox protein homolog has protein sequence MSLNYSSAAPTQRSTSFFIEDILLHKPKPLRDVIPSPFCGSLASRMPILEYGYPLMPTPILAPHPHHPLHKPEHHQYLFTSGMQMPALFQHHAELPGKHCRRRKARTVFSDSQLSGLEKRFEIQRYLSTPERVELATALSLSETQVKTWFQNRRMKHKKQLRKAQDDRKTPGDVDRSSGHCSESELDKSAAEELKLGLEEADSFLLDENDDDVDIEEDVCSPDHLR, from the exons ATGAGTCTGAATTATTCCTCCGCCGCGCCCACGCAGAGATCCACGTCCTTCTTCATAGAGGATATTTTACTGCACAAACCGAAGCCCCTCAGGGATGTGATCCCGAGCCCCTTTTGCGGATCCCTGGCCTCCCGGATGCCCATCCTGGAGTATGGATACCCACTGATGCCCACGCCGATCCTGGCCCCGCATCCTCACCATCCGCTGCACAAGCCGGAGCATCACCAGTACCTGTTCACGTCAG GGATGCAGATGCCCGCTCTGTTCCAGCACCACGCAGAGTTACCGGGGAAACACTGCCGCCGCCGCAAGGCCCGAACTGTCTTCTCTGACTCTCAACTCTCGGGCCTGGAGAAAAGGTTCGAGATCCAGCGGTACCTGTCCACTCCCGAGAGAGTGGAGCTGGCCACGGCGCTCAGCCTGTCCGAGACGCAG GTGAAAACCTGGTTTCAGAACCGGCGGATGAAGCACAAGAAGCAGCTGCGGAAGGCGCAGGACGACCGAAAGACACCGGGAGATGTTGACCGCAGCTCGGGACACTGCAGCGAGAGCGAGCTCGACAAGAGCGCGGCGGAGGAGCTCAAGCTCGGACTGGAGGAAGCGGACTCCTTCTTGTTGGACGAGAACGACGACGACGTGGACATCGAAGAGGACGTCTGCTCGCCGGACCATCTACGGTAG